One genomic window of Quercus robur chromosome 6, dhQueRobu3.1, whole genome shotgun sequence includes the following:
- the LOC126688578 gene encoding protein unc-13 homolog yields the protein MGHHTRRESLSAPHVASRPDHFHEAFMADLLWPFGKLEGIERDDVRETAYEIFFTACRSSPGFGGRNALTFYSSSNSHNEHGGEGSLLPPSSGTNKPGGERVVTTPTSRVKRTLGLKMLKRSPQRRMSTGAGAGGAAPAPPPSSGGHGGHTSNSSSPGYSYTVPQPVRPRRPMTSAEIMRQQMRVTEQSDNRLRKTLMRTLVGQMGRRAETIILPLELLRHLKPSEFNDSHEYHQWQRRQFKIMEAGLLLHPSIPLDKSNTFAMRLRDIIRISETKAIDTGKNSDTMRTLCNSVVSLSWQSSNGVPTDICHWADGYPLNIHLYVALLQSVFDIRDETLVLDEVDELLELMKKTWSTLGITRPIHNLCFTWVLFQQYVVTAQIEPDLLCASHAMLTEVANDAKRPDREVTYVNILSSVLTSMQGWAEKRLLNYHDYFQRGNAGQIENLLPLVLSAKRILGHDFTITEGAGEEEREITLVDSSGDRVDFYIRSSVKNALTKIIESGNVKSDTAEVKQEASEALLQLAKETEDLALKEREIFSPILKKWHPTAAAVAAVTLHNCYGAVLKKYLGTVFMLTAETVDVLQRAGKLEKLLVQMVVEDSAECEDGGKAIVRDMILYEVESVILNLLQKWINERLEKGKECFQRGKETETWNPKSKSEPYAQSVVELMKLAKETVDDFFEIPTGITEDLVLDLVDGLEVLFQDYASFVASCGTKQSYIPTLPPLTRCNRDSKFIKLWKKASPCSVGAADQLHQNIANEGHHPRPSTSRGTQRLYIRLNTLHYLHSHLHSLDKALSIPPRTHPSTRNRFNNNRRANSTTASYFELVSTFIQAAWQNVSEVAAYRLIFLDSNSVFYDSLYVDDVANARIRPALRILKQNLTLMTGILTDRAQALAIKEVMKASFEAFLMVLLAGGSSRVFYRSDHEMIEEDFESLKRVFCTCGEGLIAEEVVEREAEVVEGIIALMGQITEQLVEDFSIVTCEKSGIGLMGSGQKLPMPPTTGRWNRSDPNTILRVLCHRNDTASNQFLKRTFQLAKRR from the exons ATGGGACACCACACTCGTCGTGAGTCCCTTTCGGCTCCTCACGTCGCTTCACGCCCTGATCACTTCCATGAGGCCTTCATGGCAGACCTCTTATGGCCCTTTGGAAAGCTCGAAGGTATTGAACGTGACGACGTTAGAGAAACAGCCTATGAAATATTCTTCACGGCGTGCAGGTCGTCTCCTGGCTTCGGTGGTCGCAATGCCCTCACTTTTTACTCATCATCCAATTCCCATAATGAACATGGTGGGGAGGGTTCGTTGTTGCCGCCATCCTCGGGGACTAATAAGCCTGGTGGGGAGCGTGTGGTGACGACCCCCACGAGTCGGGTGAAGAGGACATTGGGTTTGAAGATGTTGAAGCGGTCGCCTCAAAGAAGGATGTCAACTGGTGCCGGGGCAGGTGGTGCAGCTCCTGCTCCTCCTCCGTCTTCCGGTGGTCATGGTGGACACACTTCTAACTCTAGTAGTCCTGGGTATTCATACACCGTGCCGCAACCGGTTAGGCCAAGGCGGCCGATGACTTCCGCCGAGATCATGAGGCAGCAGATGCGAGTGACAGAGCAGAgcgataacaggctcagaaagACCCTTATGAGGACCCTCGTTGGCCAG ATGGGTCGGCGAGCAGAGACGATAATACTTCCGTTAGAGCTCCTCCGCCACCTAAAGCCATCCGAATTCAATGACTCCCATGAGTACCATCAATGGCAAAGGCGTCAGTTTAAAATCATGGAGGCAGGGCTTCTTCTCCACCCTTCAATCCCCTTAGACAAATCAAACACCTTCGCTATGCGTCTGAGGGACATTATCCGAATTAGCGAGACAAAAGCAATAGACACTGGCAAGAATTCCGACACCATGAGAACGCTTTGCAATTCCGTAGTATCCTTGTCATGGCAAAGCTCCAATGGAGTTCCCACAGATATTTGCCATTGGGCTGATGGGTACCCTCTCAACATCCACCTCTACGTCGCTCTTCTTCAATCAGTATTTGATATCAGGGATGAAACTTTAGTCCTTGACGAGGTTGATGAACTTCTAGAGCTAATGAAGAAAACGTGGTCAACATTGGGAATCACACGGCCTATACACAATTTGTGTTTCACTTGGGTGCTCTTTCAGCAATACGTCGTGACTGCACAGATAGAACCAGACCTTCTTTGTGCTTCGCATGCTATGTTGACAGAAGTGGCAAATGATGCCAAGAGACCAGACCGAGAGGTTACATATGTAAATATCCTGTCTTCAGTATTGACCTCAATGCAGGGATGGGCAGAGAAGAGATTGCTTAATTACCATGACTATTTCCAGAGGGGAAATGCTGGCCAAATTGAAAACCTTCTTCCTTTGGTGTTATCGGCCAAAAGGATTTTAGGCCATGATTTTACAATCACTGAAGGGGCTGGGGAAGAGGAACGAGAAATAACCTTAGTGGACTCATCTGGAGATCGTGTGGACTTCTACATTCGATCATCTGTGAAAAACGCATTGACCAAG ATAATTGAAAGTGGGAATGTCAAAAGTGATACTGCTGAAGTGAAACAAGAGGCAAGTGAAGCTTTGCTTCAATTGGCTAAGGAAACCGAAGATTTGGCATTGAAAGAGAGGGAAATCTTTAGTCCCATACTCAAGAAATGGCACCCAACTGCAGCTGCAGTCGCCGCTGTCACGCTACATAACTGTTACGGAGCTGtgttgaaaaaatatttagggACAGTGTTCATGCTCACAGCTGAGACAGTTGACGTACTGCAGAGGGCTGGAAAGCTGGAAAAGCTTTTGGTCCAAATGGTAGTTGAAGACTCTGCTGAGTGTGAGGATGGAGGCAAAGCAATTGTACGAGATATGATTCTATATGAAGTTGAATCAGTCATATTGAACCTCTTGCAAAAATGGATAAACGAAAGGTTGGAGAAAGGGAAAGAGTGTTTCCAAAGAGGGAAAGAAACTGAA ACATGGAATCCAAAGTCCAAATCAGAGCCCTATGCACAATCAGTCGTAGAGCTAATGAAATTAGCTAAGGAAACTGTGGATGACTTCTTTGAAATCCCAACAGGGATTACAGAAGATTTAGTTCTAGATCTTGTTGATGGTTTAGAGGTTCTCTTCCAAGACTATGCTTCATTTGTTGCATCGTGTG gTACAAAACAGAGCTATATCCCCACACTTCCTCCACTGACCAGATGCAATCGAGACTCAAAGTTCATCAAGTTGTGGAAAAAAGCTAGTCCATGCAGTGTTGGTGCAGCAGATCAGTTGCACCAAAATATAGCAAATGAAGGTCACCATCCTCGCCCATCAACGAGCCGAGGAACACAACGCCTCTATATCCGCCTCAACACGCTGCATTATCTTCATTCCCACCTCCATTCACTTGACAAAGCCCTCTCCATCCCCCCTCGAACGCATCCTTCAACCCGCAATCGATTCAACAACAACCGGAGGGCCAATAGCACTACGGCCTCATACTTTGAACTTGTAAGCACATTCATCCAAGCAGCCTGGCAAAATGTCTCAGAAGTAGCTGCTTACCGCCTCATCTTCCTTGACTCAAACTCTGTCTTCTATGATAGTCTTTATGTGGACGATGTAGCCAATGCACGGATTAGACCAGCATTGAGAATTCTCAAGCAGAACCTCACTCTCATGACTGGAATTCTCACGGATAGAGCCCAAGCCCTGGCAATAAAAGAAGTCATGAAGGCCTCGTTTGAGGCATTCCTTATGGTTTTGCTTGCCGGGGGAAGTTCCCGGGTGTTTTATCGGTCTGATCACGAGATGATTGAGGAGGATTTCGAAAGCCTGAAGCGGGTTTTTTGCACTTGCGGAGAAGGATTGATAGCTGAGGAAGTGGTGGAGAGGGAGGCCGAGGTAGTGGAAGGAATAATAGCATTAATGGGTCAGATTACAGAGCAACTCGTTGAAGATTTCAGCATTGTGACCTGTGAAAAAAGTGGAATTGGACTAATGGGTTCAGGGCAAAAGCTACCAATGCCTCCTACTACAGGAAGGTGGAATAGATCAGATCCGAATACAATACTAAGGGTGTTGTGTCACAGAAATGATACAGCCTCCAATCAATTCTTGAAGAGGACATTCCAATTAGCAAAGAGGAGATAA